In one Drosophila pseudoobscura strain MV-25-SWS-2005 chromosome X, UCI_Dpse_MV25, whole genome shotgun sequence genomic region, the following are encoded:
- the Mbs gene encoding protein phosphatase 1 regulatory subunit 12A isoform X16 gives MSTLDARNNSAMMKRAEQLKRWEESDTNRAAPTPRHEHGRRIKFSSGCVFLAACLSGDKDEVIQLLDQGADINTANVDGLTALHQACIDDNLHMVEFLVKRGADINRQDNEGWTPLHATASCGFVSIARYLVENGADVAAVNSDGDLALDLAIDVQHRGMIEYMEKIVQELNIDVEQARKAEEEAMLSDAERWLSSDAAEVDRPHPKTGATALHVAAAKGYTNVLSLLLEGRGNVDRQDNDGWTPLHAASHWGQQETSRMLVESLADMDIRNYAGQSCIDVADRKIVKFLEELRAKNRNQRRPSSQIRISDAIENRVDKTPTKLVRVEVRTDATKDGSHAR, from the exons ATGTCCACCCTGGACGCGCGCAACAACTCGGCCATGATGAAGCGGGCCGAGCAGCTGAAGCGCTGGGAGGAGTCGGACACCAACCGGGCCGCGCCCACGCCCCGCCACGAGCACGGGCGCCGCATCAAATTCAGCTCCGGCTGTGTCTTCCTTGCCGCCTGCCTCTCCGGCGACAAGGATGAAGTGATCCAGCTGCTCGACCAGGGCGCCGACATCAATACTGCCAATGTGGACGGCCTAACGGCCTTGCATCAG GCCTGCATCGATGATAATCTGCACATGGTTGAGTTTCTGGTGAAGCGTGGTGCCGACATCAACCGTCAGGACAACGAGGGCTGGACGCCGCTGCATGCCACGGCCTCCTGCGG ATTTGTGAGCATAGCACGTTATCTGGTGGAGAACGGGGCCGATGTGGCCGCCGTGAACAGCGACGGGGACTTGGCCCTGGACCTGGCCATCGATGTGCAGCACAGGGGCATGATCGAGTACATGGAGAAGATAGTCCAGGAGCTGAACATCGATGTGGAGCAGGCGCGcaaggccgaggaggaggcgaTGCTGAGCGACGCCGAACGCTGGCTGAGCAGCGATGCCGCCGAGGTGGACAGGCCGCACCCGAAGACAGGGGCCACGGCGCTGCACGTGGCCGCCGCCAAGGGCTACACGAACGTGTTGAGCCTGCTGCTGGAGGGACGCGGCAATGTGGATCGTCAGGACAACGATGGCTGGACGCCGCTGCATGCCGCCTCGCACTGGGGCCAGCAGGAGACCTCCCGGATGCTGGTCGAGTCCCTGGCCGACATGGATATACGCAACTATGCGGGACAGTCCTGCATCGATGTGGCCGACCGTAAAATAGTCAAATTCCTGGAAGAACTGCGGGCCAAAAATCGCAACCAGCGGCGTCCATCTAGTCAAATCAG AATCTCAGATGCGATTGAAAATCGTGTGGACAAGACGCCCACCAAACTGGTGCGCGTTGAAGTGAGAACTGATGCCACAAAGGATG GCTCTCATGCGCGctaa